The following coding sequences are from one Ficedula albicollis isolate OC2 chromosome 17, FicAlb1.5, whole genome shotgun sequence window:
- the RC3H2 gene encoding roquin-2 isoform X4, which yields MPVQAAQWTEFLSCPICYNEFDENVHKPISLGCSHTVCKTCLNKLHRKACPFDQTAINTDIDVLPVNFALLQLVGAQVPDHQTVKLSNVGENKHYEVAKKCVEDLALYLKPLSGGKGVASLNQSALSRPMQRKLVTLVNCQLVEEEGRVRAMRAARSLGERTVTELILQHQNPQQLSANLWAAVRARGCQFLGPAMQEEALKLVLLALEDGSALSRKVLVLFVVQRLEPRFPQASKTSIGHVVQLLYRASCFKVTKRDEDSSLMQLKEEFRSYEALRREHDAQIVHIAMEAGLRISPEQWSSLLYGDLAHKSHMQSIIDKLQSPESFAKSVQELTIVLQRTGDPANLNRLRPHLELLANIDPNPDAASPTWEQLENAMVAVKTVVHGLVDFIQNYSRKGHETPQPQPNSKYKTSMCRDLRQQGGCPRGTNCTFAHSQEELEKYRLRNKKISSTVRTFPLLNKVGVNSSVSTTTGNVISVIGSPEATGKMVPSTNGIANLETGVPQLIPRCADTSLRALENTKKGGKTGANGQNASGSPTESLPENKIGSPPKTPVSQAAATSAGPPNIGTEVNSVPPKSSPFVPRVPVYPPHSDNVQYFQDPRTQLSYEVPQYPQTGYYPAPPTVPAGVAPCVPRFVRSNNVPESSLPPASVPYADHYSTFPPRDRLSSPYQPPPPQPYGPVPPVPSGMYAPVYDSRRIWRPQMYPRDDIIRSNSLPPMDVMHSSVYQTSLRERYNSLDGYYSVACQPPNEQRTVPLPREPCGHLKIGYDEQLRRKPEQWAQYHTQKTPLVSSTLPMATPSPTPPSPLFSVDFSTEFSESVSDLSGTKFEEDHLSHYSPWSCGTIGSCINAIDSEPKDVIANSNAVLMDLDSGDVKRRVHLFETQRRAKEEDPIIPFSDGPIISKWGAISRSSRTGYHTTDPIQATASQGSATKPISVSDYVPYVNAVDSRWSAYGSDSASSARYAERDRFIVTDLSAHRKHSSTGDLLSIELQQAKSNSLLLQREANALAMQQKWNSLDEGSRLTLNLLSKEIDLRNG from the exons AtgcctgtgcaggcagctcagTGGACAGAATTTCTGTCCTGCCCAATCTGCTACAATGAGTTTGATGAGAATGTGCACAAACCCATCAGCTTAGGTTGCTCTCACACCGTGTGCAAGACCTGCCTGAACAAGCTCCATCGCAAGGCATGTCCCTTTGACCAGACTGCCATCAACACGGACATCGACGTGCTTCCTGTGAACTTTGCACTCCTCCAGCTGGTTGGAGCCCAG GTACCTGATCATCAGACAGTAAAGTTGAGTAATGTAGGAGAGAACAAACATTATGAAGTAGCAAAGAAATGTGTTGAGGATTTGGCACTCTACTTAAAGCCATTAAGTGGAGGAAAAG GTGTTGCAAGCTTGAATCAGAGTGCACTGAGCCGTCCCATGCAGAGGAAACTTGTGACACTGGTGAATTGTCAgctggtggaggaggagggtCGGGTCAGAGCCATGAGGGCAGCTCGGTCGCTGGGAGAGAGAACTGTCACAGAACTCATCCTGCAGCACCAAAATCCTCAGCAGCTTTCTGCCAATCTTTGGGCTGCTGTCAGGGCACGAGGGTGCCAGTTTCTAGGACCAG CTATGCAAGAGGAGGCACTGAAACTTGTATTACTGGCACTGGAAGATGGCTCTGCACTCTCAAGAAAAGTTCTGGTACTTTTTGTTGTGCAAAGGCTGGAACCAAGATTTCCTCAGGCCTCTAAAACAAGCATTGGTCATGTTGTGCAGCTACTGTATAGAGCATCATGCTTTAAG GTCACTAAAAGGGATGAAGATTCTTCTCTGATGCAACTTAAAGAAGAGTTCCGGAGTTACGAGGCTTTGCGGAGAGAGCACGATGCCCAGATTGTTCACATTGCCATGGAAGCAGGACTTAGAATATCACCAGAGCAGTGGTCTTCCCTTCTTTATGGAGACCTGGCACATAAATCACACATGCAATCCATTATTGACAAG cttcaaTCTCCAGAATCTTTTGCTAAGAGTGTACAAGAATTGACAATTGTCTTGCAGCGCACGGGGGATCCTGCAAACTTAAACAGGCTGAGGCCTCATTTAGAGCTCCTGGCAAACATAGATCCAAATCCAG ATGCAGCATCTCCAAcatgggagcagctggaaaatgcGATGGTCGCTGTAAAGACTGTGGTGCATGGGCTGGTGGATTTCATTCAGAATTACAGTAGAAAAGGCCATGAAACTCCACAG CCACAACCAAATAGCAAATACAAAACAAGTATGTGCCGAGACCTTCGACAGCAAGGGGGGTGTCCAAGAGGAACAAACTGTACATTTGCTCATTCTCAGGAAGAGCTTGAAAA ATATCGCTtgaggaacaaaaaaatcagctcaACAGTGAGAACATTCCCCCTTCTAAATAAAGTTGGCGTGAACAGCTCCGTCTCTACCACAACGGGAAACGTGATCTCTGTCATAGGAAGCCCTGAGGCAACGGGCAAGATGGTGCCAAGTACTAATGGAATAGCTAATCTAGAAACTGGGGTCCCTCAGCTGATCCCCCGCTGTGCAGACACCTCCCTGAGAGCTCTGGAGAACACCAAGAAGGGAGGGAAGACTGGAGCCAATGGCCAGAATGCTTCTGGGTCCCCTACAGAATCACTTCCTGAAAA TAAAATTGGTTCTCCACCCAAGACTCCTGTAAGCCAGGCAGCAGCTACCTCAGCTGGTCCTCCTAATATTGGAACAGAAGTTAATTCTGTGCCTCCCAAATCCAGCCCGTTTGTTCCCAGAGTACCTGTCTACCCTCCACATTCTGATAATGTTCAATATTTCCAAGACCCCAGGACTCAGCTGTCATATGAAGTTCCACAGTACCCACAGACAG GCTATTATCCAGCACCTCCAACAGTACCAGCTGGTGTGGCTCCCTGTGTTCCTCGCTTTGTGAGGTCCAATAACGTTCCAGAATCCTCCCTCCCACCTGCTTCCGTGCCATATGCCGATCATTACAGCACGTTTCCCCCTCGGGATCGACTGAGCTCTCCCTACCAGCCTCCTCCCCCGCAGCCCTACGGGCCCGTCCCTCCCGTCCCCTCTGGAATGTACGCTCCGGTTTATGACAGCAGGCGCATCTGGCGCCCGCAGATGTACCCACGAGATGATATCATCAGGAGCAATTCTTTACCTCCCATGGATGTGATGCACTCATCTGTCTATCAGACATCGTTACGGGAGAGGTACAACTCACTGGATGGGTATTACTCTGTGGCTTGTCAACCTCCCAACGAGCAGAGGACTGTGCCTTTACCAAGG GAGCCTTGTGGTCATTTGAAGATTGGTTATGATGAGCAGCTGAGACGGAAGCCAGAGCAATGGGCACAGTACCACACACAGAAAACTCCTCTGGTATCGTCAACCCTTCCTATGGCAACACCATCTCCAACACCACCTTCTCCTCTCTTCAGTGTAGATTTCAGCACAGAG TTCTCAGAGAGTGTCAGTGATTTGAGTGGAACTAAATTTGAGGAAGACCATCTCTCTCACTATTCACCGTGGTCTTGTGGCACTATTGGCTCTTGTATAAATGCTATCGACTCAGAGCCCAAGGATGTGATTGCCAATTCCAATGCCGTGTTAATG GATTTGGACAGTGGGGATGTTAAAAGGAGAGTGCATTTATTTGAAACGCAGAGAAGGGCAAAGGAGGAAGATCCTATAATCCCGTTCAGCGATGGACCCATCATCTCCAAGTGGGGTGCAATCTCCAGGTCATCCCGCACAGGTTATCACACAACAGATCCAATCCAGGCCACTGCTTCCCAAGGAAGTGCTACTAAGCCCATCAGTGTATCAG ATTATGTCCCTTATGTCAATGCTGTAGACTCAAGATGGAGTGCCTATGGCTCAGATTCTGCCTCCTCAGCACGTTATGCAGAACG ggACAGATTCATAGTTACAGATTTGTCTGCTCACAGAAAGCATTCCAGCACTGGAGATCTTCTGAGTATTGAATTACAGCAG GCTAAAAGCAACTCCTTACTCCTTCAGAGAGAGGCAAATGCACTTGCCATGCAGCAGAAGTGGAATTCTCTAGATGAAGGCAGTCGTCTTACCTTAAACCTTTTAAGCAAGGAAATTGATTTGAGGAATG GCTGA